In Heptranchias perlo isolate sHepPer1 chromosome 7, sHepPer1.hap1, whole genome shotgun sequence, a genomic segment contains:
- the LOC137323261 gene encoding cyclin-dependent kinase 5 activator 1-like: protein MGTVLSLSPESKSKVGSAEDGQHGGKNVKEKSLKKHSVLISALTWKRLVVASAKKKNAKKVNPTPGGQLNHNNNPVKHLNNENLKKSCPPQPQPQPGPEHNAFPAQQKPPSAPIPVPVPVVPNNANSTGRHLVPAQKQASSRILNSPRRVVVQASTGELLRCLGDFLCRRCYRLKHLNPNEPVLWFRNVDRSLLIQGWQDQGFITPANVVFVYLLCREVVDEEIDSDFELQATFLACLYLAYSYMGNEISYPLKPFLVEANKEIFWERCLSIIGQMSAKMLQINSDPHYFTEVFQDLKIESNTRDSNGQYIINLDR from the coding sequence ATGGGGACGGTGCTGTCGTTGTCTCCGGAATCCAAGAGCAAAGTGGGCTCGGCGGAGGATGGGCAGCATGGGGGCAAGAATGTCAAAGAGAAGAGCCTGAAGAAGCATTCGGTCCTCATCTCCGCCCTGACCTGGAAGCGCCTGGTGGTCGCTTCGGCCAAGAAGAAGAACGCCAAGAAGGTCAACCCAACGCCGGGCGGCCAGCTCAACCATAACAACAACCCGGTGAAGCATCTCAACAACGAGAACCTGAAGAAGTCCTGCCCGCCCCAACCCCAGCCCCAGCCCGGCCCCGAGCACAACGCCTTCCCCGCCCAGCAGAAGCCCCCCAGCGCTCCCATCCCGGTGCCCGTTCCCGTGGTCCCCAACAACGCCAACTCCACCGGCAGGCACTTGGTGCCGGCGCAGAAGCAAGCCAGCAGCCGCATCCTCAACTCCCCCCGCCGGGTGGTCGTGCAGGCTTCAACCGGGGAGCTGCTCCGCTGCCTGGGCGACTTTTTGTGCCGGAGGTGCTACAGACTCAAACACCTCAATCCCAACGAGCCGGTTCTGTGGTTCAGGAACGTCGACCGCTCTTTGCTCATCCAAGGTTGGCAGGACCAAGGCTTCATCACCCCGGCCAACGTGGTCTTTGTCTATTTGCTCTGCAGGGAGGTGGTGGATGAGGAGATCGACAGTGACTTCGAACTGCAAGCCACTTTCCTTGCCTGCCTCTACCTCGCTTACTCTTACATGGGCAACGAGATCTCTTACCCTCTCAAGCCGTTCCTAGTGGAAGCCAACAAGGAGATCTTCTGGGAGAGATGTCTCTCCATCATCGGTCAAATGAGTGCCAAGATGCTGCAGATCAATTCAGACCCGCATTACTTCACTGAGGTATTCCAAGACCTCAAAATCGAATCCAACACCAGGGACTCCAATGGACAGTATATAATTAACCTGGACCGTTAG